The Methanohalophilus levihalophilus genome has a segment encoding these proteins:
- a CDS encoding PAS domain-containing sensor histidine kinase produces the protein MDDIVYVSDPDSYEILFMNTAMINNFGNAVGRKCYSVIQNRKSPCPFCTNDIIFDDTSGKPYVWNSYNELKKKWYRCTDGVIDWHDGRKVRFEVATEISEKRVMEDRIRESEQSYKKVVTSIPSIVWKTDFNEDGNFVNTFISPVADRILEVEPKTIGDDWNKLFSYVHPDDLSRVYQTFTHAMENVGQEINLEYRLIKPNKEIIWVQSEGSISVGKNGKLQAFGNTTDITERKKADLELIKAKNKAEEASLAKDEFLANMSHEFKTPLNSIIGFSDVLLKEAFGDLNDKQKQYVVNVIENGRHLLFLINDILDIAKIESGKIDLVYEEFLVPNLLTHATELSSPLAENKDISINMEIDPEVTLITADLNKCIQILNNLISNAVKFTHSNGRITIRAKKISTMIQISVEDTGIGIEPEKINSIFDRFYQTDSSTKRAYGGTGLGLAIVKRLVELHGGQIHVESELRKGTKFTFELPEKPPVALDKS, from the coding sequence TTGGATGATATCGTTTATGTTTCAGATCCTGACTCCTATGAAATTCTATTCATGAACACTGCCATGATAAACAATTTCGGAAATGCAGTAGGACGAAAATGTTATTCGGTGATACAGAATCGTAAATCACCTTGCCCATTTTGTACTAACGATATTATTTTTGATGATACTTCAGGAAAACCTTACGTTTGGAACTCCTACAACGAATTGAAGAAAAAATGGTATCGTTGCACCGATGGGGTAATTGATTGGCATGACGGTCGAAAAGTCCGCTTTGAAGTGGCTACAGAAATTTCCGAAAAGCGGGTTATGGAAGACAGAATCCGGGAAAGTGAACAAAGCTACAAAAAGGTAGTAACGTCCATACCGAGCATCGTCTGGAAAACAGATTTTAACGAGGATGGAAATTTTGTAAACACTTTTATATCCCCGGTAGCAGATCGAATTCTGGAAGTCGAGCCGAAAACAATCGGTGATGACTGGAACAAATTGTTCAGCTACGTGCATCCGGATGATTTGTCCCGTGTCTACCAGACTTTTACACATGCAATGGAAAATGTCGGGCAGGAAATTAATCTTGAATACCGGCTCATTAAACCAAATAAAGAAATTATCTGGGTCCAATCCGAAGGCTCAATCTCTGTTGGAAAAAACGGAAAGTTGCAGGCTTTTGGTAACACAACCGATATAACCGAGAGAAAAAAGGCGGATCTGGAACTTATCAAAGCAAAGAATAAAGCTGAGGAAGCCAGTCTTGCAAAAGATGAATTCCTGGCTAATATGAGCCACGAGTTTAAGACCCCACTAAACTCAATAATTGGTTTTTCTGATGTCCTTTTAAAAGAAGCATTCGGAGACCTTAACGATAAACAAAAACAATACGTTGTAAATGTTATCGAAAATGGAAGACATTTGTTATTCCTCATCAACGATATACTCGATATTGCAAAAATTGAATCCGGAAAGATAGATCTGGTCTATGAGGAGTTTTTAGTTCCAAATCTCCTGACACATGCAACTGAATTATCATCTCCACTTGCAGAAAACAAGGACATATCCATAAACATGGAAATTGATCCGGAAGTTACCCTCATTACTGCTGATCTGAATAAATGCATACAAATCCTCAACAACCTGATTAGTAATGCAGTGAAATTCACCCATAGTAACGGCCGAATTACAATTCGTGCAAAAAAAATCAGTACTATGATCCAGATTTCAGTTGAAGATACCGGTATCGGGATTGAGCCGGAAAAAATTAACTCCATTTTTGACAGGTTTTACCAGACAGACAGTTCCACAAAAAGGGCATATGGAGGGACAGGCCTCGGACTTGCAATTGTTAAAAGGCTTGTGGAACTCCACGGCGGACAAATACATGTGGAAAGCGAATTGAGGAAGGGAA
- a CDS encoding PAS domain-containing protein produces MEKQANVCCQADNMEIFHSFVQSSDEAIILTNSKNKVIFWNKKAEDVFQYSEDEIYNKEIAILIPEKYSTCLQTLQRSNSYSTSSTPSRCTK; encoded by the coding sequence ATGGAAAAACAAGCAAATGTATGTTGTCAAGCAGACAATATGGAAATCTTTCACTCTTTTGTTCAATCCTCGGATGAGGCAATTATTCTTACCAATTCGAAAAATAAGGTTATTTTCTGGAATAAAAAGGCTGAGGATGTTTTCCAGTACTCTGAGGATGAAATATATAACAAAGAGATTGCCATTCTGATTCCTGAAAAATATTCTACTTGCCTCCAAACGTTGCAAAGAAGCAATTCATATTCAACTTCATCCACCCCTTCAAGATGCACAAAATAG
- the lonB gene encoding ATP-dependent protease LonB, whose protein sequence is METEISPNDEELAGENFEDTSSIEVPKLLIDQIIGQDHAVEVVKKAASQRRHVMMIGTPGTGKSMLAKAMAELLPKEELQDILAYPNPEDNNNPKIRTIPAGKGREIVMAHKMEARKKSQSRNMLMMFLIFGIVMYSFYVGQLLWGIIAAIMMLILTRQFMPREEAMIPKLLVSNFEKDHAPYIDATGTHAGALLGDVRHDPFQSGGLETPSHDRVESGDIHKSHRGVLFIDEINTLRLESQQSLLTALQEKEYAITGQSERSSGALVKTEPVPCDFIMVAAGNLDAMEKMHPALRSRIKGYGYELYMRESMEDTPENRSYLVRFVAQEVMRDGHIPDFDKSAVEEVIQEARRRAGRKGHLTLKLRDLGGLVRVAGDIAHSEGATVTTAHHVLAAKKMARSIEQQLADNYLERRKDYQLFSKMGAAVGKVNGLAVMGSDSGIVLPIMAEVTPPQSQAEGRVIATGMLKDIAKEAVLNVSAVLKKVTGKDVIKQDIHIQFVGTYEGVEGDSASISIATAVISALENIPIDQSVAMTGSLSVRGDVLPIGGVTYKIEAAAQAGIKKIIIPKSNADDVLIEDIYKDKVEIIPVTTITEVIEHSLVGSKKDSILQKLREFTDMKLEIPDISDAISNPNSSSSGMQQT, encoded by the coding sequence ATGGAAACGGAAATATCTCCCAACGATGAGGAACTTGCAGGAGAAAATTTTGAGGACACCAGTTCAATAGAGGTTCCAAAACTCTTGATTGACCAAATCATAGGGCAGGATCATGCGGTAGAAGTTGTCAAGAAAGCTGCAAGCCAGAGAAGACACGTTATGATGATTGGTACTCCCGGTACCGGTAAGTCAATGCTTGCAAAAGCCATGGCTGAACTTCTCCCTAAAGAAGAGCTTCAGGATATTCTGGCATACCCAAACCCGGAGGACAATAATAATCCAAAAATACGGACCATACCTGCAGGCAAGGGCAGGGAAATAGTCATGGCCCACAAAATGGAAGCCAGAAAGAAATCCCAATCAAGGAACATGTTAATGATGTTCCTGATTTTTGGTATTGTGATGTATTCTTTCTATGTGGGACAATTGCTCTGGGGTATAATAGCTGCTATCATGATGTTGATTCTGACACGGCAATTCATGCCAAGAGAAGAAGCAATGATTCCAAAACTCCTTGTGAGTAATTTTGAAAAAGATCATGCACCTTATATCGATGCAACAGGCACTCATGCAGGTGCACTTCTGGGTGACGTAAGACACGATCCTTTCCAGTCCGGAGGACTTGAGACTCCTTCCCATGACAGGGTAGAGAGTGGAGACATCCACAAGTCACACAGGGGTGTTTTGTTTATCGATGAAATTAACACCTTGAGGCTGGAATCCCAGCAAAGCCTGCTTACCGCATTGCAGGAAAAGGAATACGCCATTACAGGCCAATCCGAACGCAGTTCCGGTGCGCTTGTCAAAACCGAACCTGTTCCATGTGACTTCATCATGGTGGCTGCAGGTAACCTTGACGCAATGGAAAAAATGCATCCAGCACTTCGCTCACGTATAAAGGGATATGGTTATGAGCTCTACATGCGCGAGTCAATGGAAGACACTCCGGAAAACCGCTCATATCTGGTTCGTTTCGTTGCGCAGGAAGTTATGAGAGACGGACACATTCCGGATTTCGATAAATCCGCTGTTGAAGAAGTCATCCAGGAAGCACGCAGGAGAGCAGGTCGCAAAGGTCACCTTACACTCAAATTGAGAGATCTTGGTGGTCTTGTGAGGGTCGCAGGTGACATCGCACACTCAGAAGGAGCAACAGTTACCACGGCCCATCATGTGCTTGCCGCAAAGAAAATGGCACGTTCCATTGAACAACAGCTTGCAGACAACTATCTTGAAAGACGTAAGGACTACCAGTTATTCTCCAAGATGGGAGCAGCTGTGGGCAAAGTCAATGGTCTGGCAGTTATGGGAAGTGATTCCGGTATTGTATTGCCTATTATGGCAGAAGTCACTCCTCCCCAGTCGCAGGCTGAGGGGAGAGTCATTGCAACCGGTATGCTGAAGGATATTGCCAAGGAAGCTGTGCTCAATGTATCTGCAGTTCTCAAGAAAGTAACCGGTAAGGACGTAATTAAGCAGGATATCCACATACAGTTTGTTGGTACTTATGAGGGAGTTGAAGGTGACAGTGCTTCAATATCCATTGCAACAGCTGTGATTTCCGCACTGGAAAATATTCCAATCGATCAAAGTGTAGCCATGACTGGTTCACTTTCTGTTAGAGGGGATGTGCTTCCTATAGGCGGAGTTACATATAAGATAGAAGCTGCAGCACAGGCTGGAATTAAGAAAATAATAATTCCAAAATCCAACGCAGACGATGTTCTTATAGAGGATATCTATAAAGACAAGGTTGAGATTATTCCTGTAACAACAATTACTGAAGTAATCGAACACAGCCTCGTTGGCAGCAAAAAGGACAGTATCCTGCAAAAGCTTCGGGAATTTACTGATATGAAGCTTGAGATTCCGGATATAAGTGATGCTATCAGCAATCCGAATAGTTCCAGTTCAGGAATGCAACAAACATGA
- a CDS encoding TldD/PmbA family protein encodes MKPDFFDVRLIEGSSMAIVLDNGKVEEISSNHGNGCSVRALSNGCWGYTRMEGTCDTEKAIKTASELAKDISAESNNEPFSLVPIEEPEKTNLPAVKIDPRDIPVEEKVDFLKELDSRARCEGVNSTSAIYSESTVDVHYTSSEGLDCEYSMTKVGFAITAVASREGLFQAGRESKFGVGGFELFKGDMPLEMAEHAGKTAVELLDASPAKGGRFPVILDPELAGVFAHEAVGHASEADLVLEGSSILEGKIGEKIGSDKITIIDDPTLHEFGYYPFDAEGVQSHKTTIVEEGVLKSYLHSRETASKLGGNPGNCRAQGSSSPVVRMSNTYIDNGDSNLDEMLAEIGNGVYLAGSRGGQVNTGEGVFQFNAEKGYIVENGEIGELLRDVSLSGKTLEILNNVSMVARDLKMNSGRCGKSGQLIPVSDGSPHLLVSNALVGGA; translated from the coding sequence ATGAAACCTGATTTTTTTGATGTACGTCTTATTGAGGGCAGTTCCATGGCAATTGTCCTCGATAACGGTAAAGTTGAGGAAATATCCAGTAATCACGGGAATGGTTGCAGTGTTCGTGCGCTTTCCAACGGTTGCTGGGGTTATACCAGGATGGAAGGAACCTGCGATACTGAGAAAGCAATAAAAACGGCTTCTGAGCTTGCAAAAGATATCAGTGCCGAATCAAATAATGAACCATTTTCTCTTGTTCCAATAGAAGAACCGGAAAAGACGAATCTTCCAGCTGTGAAGATTGATCCACGTGACATACCGGTCGAAGAAAAGGTTGATTTCCTCAAGGAGCTCGATTCCCGTGCTCGCTGTGAAGGTGTCAACAGCACCTCAGCCATCTACTCTGAAAGTACGGTTGATGTTCACTATACAAGCTCTGAGGGGCTTGACTGTGAATATAGTATGACTAAAGTGGGATTTGCAATAACTGCCGTTGCCTCGAGGGAAGGATTGTTCCAGGCAGGCAGGGAAAGCAAATTCGGAGTTGGCGGTTTTGAGCTTTTCAAAGGTGACATGCCACTTGAGATGGCGGAACATGCCGGAAAAACTGCTGTGGAATTACTTGATGCAAGCCCGGCCAAAGGAGGACGTTTTCCTGTAATTCTTGATCCTGAACTTGCAGGTGTCTTTGCGCATGAAGCTGTAGGCCATGCATCCGAAGCCGATCTTGTACTTGAAGGGAGCTCAATACTTGAAGGTAAAATCGGGGAAAAAATTGGTTCCGATAAGATTACGATAATTGATGATCCGACTCTGCACGAATTTGGATATTATCCATTTGATGCGGAAGGTGTTCAATCCCACAAAACCACTATTGTGGAAGAAGGGGTTTTGAAATCATACTTACATTCACGTGAAACAGCATCCAAGCTGGGAGGAAATCCAGGAAACTGCCGTGCTCAGGGCAGCTCTTCTCCTGTTGTAAGGATGAGTAACACGTACATCGATAACGGTGACTCAAATCTGGATGAAATGCTTGCTGAAATCGGGAACGGAGTTTATCTTGCTGGTTCCCGCGGTGGGCAGGTTAACACTGGTGAAGGGGTTTTCCAGTTTAATGCTGAAAAGGGATACATCGTTGAAAACGGGGAAATAGGTGAATTACTCCGGGATGTTTCATTGTCAGGAAAGACCCTTGAAATCCTAAACAATGTTTCCATGGTTGCGCGGGATCTGAAAATGAATTCGGGAAGATGTGGTAAATCTGGCCAATTAATTCCGGTTTCAGATGGTTCTCCTCATCTTTTAGTATCAAATGCACTTGTTGGAGGTGCATAA
- a CDS encoding TldD/PmbA family protein: MHNLDYYDIAGKALKAAEKFGANEAEIYISSGKSTSSDIRKNSIESAHDKHSFGIGVRCVVNGAVGFASTNVFGDIETTVHDAVASAKVMPDDPDWKNLPVSSHYSEVSGLFNSDVADLSLGDCVLKTREMVEGVSSVDGILATSGSFSRSTGFHLIMNSNGVEVEEKSTAVTGFVDVITTGDAISTAYDFEVSRNLDIDFYGLGKRAATLASESINGIEVEGGKKDVVFHPFALADLIENAFVPSIDADNVQKGRSSLVDRIGENIASDSLSIYDDGTLEGGLGSSLSDDEGVPSQKTTVVGNGVLESYLYDSYTAGKAGVESTGNGVRNSYASLPRVGTTNLVLDYPSSDIIPEIDSGVIINTVIGAHTANHISGDFSVEARNAFVIENGEIGSPIKSLMVSGNIFELLSNVQGAGKDAKKVGGIVLPPIWASELNVVG; encoded by the coding sequence GTGCATAATTTGGATTATTACGATATTGCCGGGAAAGCCCTTAAAGCAGCTGAAAAGTTTGGGGCTAATGAAGCTGAAATTTATATTTCTTCCGGGAAATCCACCAGTTCGGATATCCGCAAGAATTCCATTGAAAGTGCTCATGACAAGCATAGCTTTGGCATCGGGGTACGATGTGTTGTGAATGGTGCCGTGGGATTTGCCAGTACCAATGTTTTCGGGGATATTGAAACAACAGTACATGATGCAGTAGCATCAGCCAAAGTAATGCCGGATGATCCTGACTGGAAGAATCTCCCGGTAAGCAGTCACTATAGTGAAGTTTCAGGTCTTTTCAATTCTGATGTTGCTGATTTATCACTTGGGGATTGTGTCCTGAAAACCAGGGAAATGGTGGAAGGTGTTTCTTCTGTTGATGGAATACTGGCAACCTCAGGTTCATTTTCAAGAAGCACAGGTTTTCATTTAATAATGAATAGCAATGGAGTTGAAGTTGAGGAAAAATCAACTGCAGTTACCGGTTTTGTCGATGTCATTACTACAGGAGATGCAATTTCCACAGCCTATGATTTTGAGGTTTCAAGAAACCTCGATATTGATTTCTATGGGCTTGGGAAAAGGGCTGCAACTCTTGCTTCTGAATCTATTAATGGAATAGAGGTTGAAGGTGGCAAGAAGGATGTAGTCTTCCACCCATTTGCTCTGGCAGATTTAATAGAAAATGCATTTGTACCATCTATTGATGCTGATAATGTACAGAAAGGGCGCTCCAGTCTGGTTGACAGGATTGGGGAAAATATTGCTTCCGATTCACTTTCAATTTATGACGATGGAACCCTTGAAGGAGGTCTTGGTTCTTCACTTTCGGATGATGAAGGGGTTCCTTCGCAGAAAACGACTGTAGTTGGAAACGGGGTTCTGGAATCTTACCTCTATGATTCATACACTGCCGGAAAGGCAGGAGTTGAAAGTACTGGAAACGGTGTGAGAAATTCCTATGCTTCCCTTCCGAGAGTTGGAACCACAAATCTTGTGCTTGATTACCCATCTTCAGACATAATTCCTGAAATCGATAGCGGTGTAATTATCAATACTGTTATTGGAGCACATACTGCCAACCATATTTCCGGTGATTTCTCTGTTGAAGCAAGGAATGCTTTTGTAATTGAAAATGGTGAAATTGGTTCTCCGATAAAATCATTAATGGTTTCCGGGAACATTTTTGAGTTATTGTCAAATGTACAGGGAGCAGGAAAAGATGCTAAAAAGGTTGGTGGAATTGTTCTTCCTCCAATCTGGGCAAGCGAATTGAATGTGGTGGGCTGA
- a CDS encoding ATP-binding response regulator: protein MTENKRIKILVVDDEPDNVELLMAYLSNDYDIIPSYSGNEALGILKADEANLPDLVLMDIMLKDGMDGVEAARHILVNYDIPVVYITAYADENIMRRAKLTEPFGYILKPFEETELRTNIEIALYKHQMEQKLKASQKWLTAVLNSIADAVIATDEEGNIKLMNPFAEALTGWNHEEAMGKPLTSVFAVESDESGEEAENPVKKVLREGMFYGLGNKTMLITKNKTRVPVDIIGSPIRSEAGSLLGILILFYDISDRKRIEKMIFSGEGPDY from the coding sequence ATGACAGAGAACAAAAGGATTAAGATTTTAGTTGTAGATGATGAGCCTGACAATGTAGAACTTTTAATGGCTTATCTCTCAAACGATTACGATATAATTCCTTCTTATAGCGGGAATGAGGCACTTGGAATACTGAAGGCTGATGAAGCAAATCTCCCGGACCTCGTTTTAATGGATATCATGCTTAAGGATGGCATGGATGGCGTTGAGGCCGCACGCCATATTCTTGTGAATTACGATATTCCAGTTGTGTATATCACTGCCTATGCTGATGAGAATATCATGAGAAGGGCAAAATTAACAGAGCCTTTTGGTTATATTCTTAAGCCCTTTGAGGAAACTGAACTTCGAACCAATATCGAAATTGCTCTCTACAAACACCAGATGGAGCAAAAACTCAAGGCAAGCCAGAAATGGCTGACTGCTGTTCTGAACAGCATTGCAGATGCTGTTATTGCTACAGATGAGGAAGGCAATATAAAGCTCATGAATCCTTTTGCCGAAGCTCTGACCGGATGGAATCACGAGGAAGCCATGGGAAAGCCACTCACCAGTGTTTTTGCAGTTGAAAGTGATGAATCCGGTGAAGAAGCCGAAAATCCTGTGAAAAAGGTTTTGAGGGAAGGAATGTTTTATGGGCTTGGTAACAAAACCATGTTAATTACCAAAAACAAGACTCGTGTACCTGTGGATATTATCGGTTCACCTATCAGGAGTGAAGCCGGTAGTCTTCTTGGAATACTGATTCTCTTTTACGATATCTCCGATCGTAAACGCATTGAGAAAATGATTTTTTCAGGAGAAGGGCCGGATTACTAA
- a CDS encoding S8 family serine peptidase, which translates to MSLIPVQALQSDNAEIADDSDLILLKNAHINTENQIPARLAQTAAIESNSNDPILKSDYYLVQFEGHVRSEYKQAIEAEDATLHGYIPNNAYLVRIPESNYETIVNLPFVKWIGPYLPLYKISPNLQSRAGIVEINVVLFDSVNNSNMTMEIEMFGGQVNAQEGKYIRATIDSSKVYDIATIEEVKWIGEYQTPVLLNNNATIIMNVNVDNVRSTHGLSGSGQIIGIADTGIDIGEDNSSMHYDLQGRIDKIFPFFDSDASDPDGHGTHVAGSAIGNGTNSSGVYAGAAPNASLVFQALYTTYNNTSGLFLPLDLSVIFEQAYSSNVTVHSNSWGTNNSSSYGSYDIDSQSVDSFMWNNPDMLILFAAGNDGPTSDTIGLPATAKNCLTIGASENLHSFGGTKSDNASEIASFSSRGPTDDGRIKPDLVAPGTYVVSTNSHVVNSSFDYVIMSGTSMATPLTAGTVALVRQYYVENESIIPTAALLKATLINGAADLGHSSFDQGWGRVDLNNSLFPSSPSGFLYYDNITLNTTEKWQIQQSFSNSTALKISLVWTDYPAEPAASKTLINDLDLILESPNGTLYYANGSEPDTINNVEQIYLESFEAGIFNISVNGTNVPEDPQPFALVLSGTFDIEPPSSIQITGNTTGFSSINWTWTNPVDSDFNYTMIYLNGTFKANVSNPTSFYNATGLNLSTTYQIETRTVDTSGNINATWENDTATTLKDSTEPTIHSVNLNNSTPNSGENILISVNVTDDHIVNAVTANNQSLTSQGNNLWNGTLTALVGNQNINVSAIDFTGNIAWNNSTSYLGYQLPEANFTSNVTSGNKPLTVQFNDTSTNFTTLSWDFDGNGTEDSNASEPVWTFTEAGNHSVNLTATNENGSDTYTGYIVVTTPSTPSRSSSSSGGGGGGGAGNTGEDLENILFKDFAIQYLEKGTPATYEFTEEGNTVRSISLTANKNSGQIKIIIEVLQGTSTIASEKPEGNVYSNLNIWAGNAAFKESIENAVITFEVSKDWLVSNGIPAEDVTMMMYTDDGWIPLDSVSIVSETEEYVTYEAETQKLASPFAITSGTIPEDSVDQFSESMSEESSGEIQSNETPEEGTGNNALSTIGILPCALLLAGAYAILRRKQ; encoded by the coding sequence TTGAGCCTAATTCCAGTGCAAGCTCTACAGTCAGACAATGCTGAAATTGCGGATGATTCAGACTTGATTTTGCTTAAGAATGCTCATATTAATACAGAGAATCAAATTCCAGCAAGACTTGCTCAAACTGCAGCCATTGAATCAAATTCCAACGATCCTATATTGAAAAGTGATTATTACCTTGTCCAGTTTGAAGGGCATGTAAGATCGGAATATAAACAAGCAATTGAAGCTGAAGATGCAACCCTGCATGGGTATATACCAAACAATGCATATCTTGTAAGAATTCCTGAGTCTAACTATGAAACAATCGTCAATTTACCTTTTGTGAAATGGATAGGACCATACTTACCATTGTACAAAATTTCCCCAAATCTCCAATCACGTGCAGGAATCGTTGAAATTAATGTTGTATTATTTGACTCCGTGAATAATTCAAACATGACCATGGAAATTGAAATGTTTGGAGGACAAGTAAATGCCCAAGAAGGAAAATACATACGTGCAACAATTGATTCTTCAAAAGTTTATGATATTGCAACTATTGAAGAAGTAAAATGGATCGGAGAATACCAAACACCTGTTCTTTTAAACAACAATGCCACAATCATAATGAATGTTAATGTGGACAATGTTCGTAGCACCCATGGATTGAGTGGAAGTGGACAAATAATAGGAATTGCAGATACTGGTATTGATATTGGGGAGGACAACTCATCAATGCATTATGATCTTCAGGGACGCATTGACAAGATATTCCCATTTTTTGATTCTGACGCTTCGGATCCGGACGGCCACGGGACACATGTTGCAGGTTCTGCCATTGGAAATGGAACTAATTCCAGTGGTGTCTATGCAGGTGCAGCACCTAATGCGAGTCTGGTTTTCCAGGCATTATACACAACTTATAACAATACATCCGGTCTTTTTCTTCCCCTCGACCTTTCTGTTATTTTTGAACAGGCATACTCATCTAATGTAACAGTTCACAGCAACAGCTGGGGAACCAACAATTCAAGCTCCTATGGATCTTATGATATTGATTCCCAAAGTGTGGATAGCTTCATGTGGAATAATCCAGATATGTTGATCTTATTTGCTGCAGGAAACGATGGACCAACAAGTGATACGATTGGATTACCAGCAACAGCGAAGAATTGTCTTACAATAGGAGCTTCAGAAAATTTACATTCTTTTGGAGGAACAAAATCAGATAACGCTTCTGAAATTGCATCCTTTAGTAGCCGTGGTCCAACCGATGATGGAAGAATTAAACCCGATTTAGTTGCACCAGGAACTTATGTTGTATCGACAAATTCACATGTTGTAAACTCGTCTTTTGACTATGTCATTATGAGTGGTACAAGTATGGCAACACCACTAACTGCCGGTACTGTAGCACTTGTAAGACAATACTATGTGGAAAACGAGTCAATAATCCCAACTGCAGCCCTTCTTAAAGCAACATTGATTAATGGAGCAGCAGATCTTGGACATTCATCATTTGATCAGGGTTGGGGAAGAGTAGACTTAAATAATTCCTTGTTTCCATCTTCACCATCAGGATTCCTCTATTATGATAATATAACTTTAAATACCACGGAAAAATGGCAAATTCAGCAAAGTTTTAGCAATAGTACTGCGCTTAAAATTTCACTTGTATGGACAGATTATCCCGCGGAACCGGCTGCTTCAAAAACTCTAATTAATGATCTTGATCTCATTCTGGAAAGTCCAAATGGTACTTTATACTATGCAAATGGAAGTGAACCAGATACAATTAACAACGTCGAGCAGATTTATCTGGAAAGTTTTGAAGCTGGAATATTTAATATTTCCGTCAACGGTACCAATGTCCCAGAGGATCCACAACCCTTCGCGCTTGTTCTTTCTGGAACCTTTGACATCGAGCCACCTTCTTCAATTCAAATTACCGGAAATACAACCGGATTTTCATCGATAAACTGGACATGGACAAACCCGGTAGATTCAGATTTCAATTACACAATGATTTACCTTAATGGAACATTTAAAGCCAATGTCAGTAATCCCACTTCATTCTACAATGCCACTGGCCTCAATCTCTCAACTACCTATCAAATCGAAACAAGAACTGTCGACACTTCAGGTAATATAAATGCAACGTGGGAAAATGATACTGCAACCACTCTCAAAGATTCTACAGAACCAACCATTCATTCTGTTAACCTTAACAATTCCACTCCAAACAGTGGAGAAAACATCCTCATTAGTGTCAATGTAACTGATGACCATATTGTTAATGCAGTTACTGCAAATAATCAGAGTTTGACTTCTCAGGGAAACAACCTCTGGAACGGAACGCTTACAGCACTTGTTGGAAACCAGAATATCAATGTTTCAGCAATTGATTTCACAGGAAATATTGCATGGAACAATTCAACTTCATACTTGGGTTATCAGCTCCCTGAAGCCAATTTCACTTCCAATGTGACATCCGGAAACAAGCCTCTTACAGTGCAATTCAATGATACTTCAACCAATTTCACAACTCTTTCATGGGACTTTGACGGCAATGGCACAGAGGACTCTAATGCAAGCGAGCCGGTCTGGACATTTACTGAAGCCGGAAACCATAGCGTAAATCTTACTGCCACCAATGAAAACGGCTCTGATACATACACAGGTTATATCGTTGTCACAACACCATCCACTCCATCACGCAGCAGTAGCAGCAGTGGAGGCGGCGGCGGAGGAGGAGCAGGAAACACAGGAGAAGATCTTGAAAATATTCTCTTCAAGGATTTCGCAATCCAATACCTTGAGAAAGGCACACCTGCAACCTATGAGTTTACTGAGGAAGGCAACACAGTCAGATCCATCAGTTTAACTGCAAACAAGAATTCCGGCCAGATAAAGATCATAATTGAAGTCCTGCAAGGCACATCCACAATTGCGAGTGAGAAGCCAGAAGGGAATGTGTACAGTAACCTGAACATCTGGGCTGGAAACGCAGCATTCAAAGAAAGTATTGAGAATGCAGTAATCACTTTTGAAGTATCAAAGGATTGGCTCGTGAGCAATGGGATTCCTGCTGAAGATGTTACAATGATGATGTATACTGATGATGGATGGATACCATTGGATTCAGTATCGATTGTCTCGGAAACCGAAGAATATGTAACCTACGAAGCTGAAACCCAAAAACTAGCATCCCCTTTTGCAATTACATCCGGCACAATTCCAGAAGATTCAGTAGATCAGTTTTCTGAAAGCATGTCTGAAGAAAGCAGTGGTGAAATTCAATCAAATGAAACTCCGGAAGAGGGTACAGGGAATAATGCCCTCAGTACAATTGGAATATTACCATGCGCATTGCTCCTTGCAGGTGCTTATGCTATCCTGAGAAGAAAGCAGTAA